The Tripterygium wilfordii isolate XIE 37 chromosome 5, ASM1340144v1, whole genome shotgun sequence genome window below encodes:
- the LOC119998566 gene encoding uncharacterized protein LOC119998566: MSSSGNSSATVGSSTNDTDANYPLWKYVTVLERIGKKGGNVKFECKYCHKSYVGSYSRVLAHLLKIKGQGIATCNFVTPQVKFEMQKFTDEAEHLKRSKSSSIPLPPTSNPHGGISHMGGSSLIPDVQLKKRKGVNDSAVARAFNNEAREQLRAEIARMFYSSGLPFHLARNPHYINFYTFASTNNIASFIPPSYNTLRTTLLQRERANIERLLMPIKDSWNEKGVSIVSDGSGDPQR; the protein is encoded by the coding sequence ATGAGTTCCAGTGGTAATTCTTCAGCCACAGTAGGGAGTAGTACTAATGATACAGATGCTAATTATCCCTTATGGAAGTATGTGACTGTGTTAGAAAGAATTGGGAAAAAGGGAGGAAATGTGAAGTTTGAATGTAAATATTGCCATAAAAGTTATGTGGGATCTTATTCCCGTGTGTTAGCTCATCTACTTAAGATCAAGGGACAAGGAATAGCTACTTGCAATTTTGTGACTCCTCAAGTTAAATTTGAGATGCAAAAATTTACTGACGAAGCTGAACATTTGAAGAGGTCGAAATCTTCGTCTATCCCACTCCCTCCTACTTCAAATCCACATGGTGGAATTTCACATATGGGTGGAAGTTCACTTATACCGGATgttcaattgaaaaaaagaaagggtgTTAATGATTCAGCTGTGGCAAGAGCTTTCAATAACGAAGCTCGAGAACAGTTGAGGGCTGAAATTGCTAGGATGTTCTATTCCTCTGGATTGCCATTTCACTTGGCTAGAAATCCTCACTATATAAATTTCTACACATTTGCATCCACCAACAACATTGCTAGCTTTATTCCACCCAGTTATAATACATTGAGGACTACACTACTTCAGAGGGAGAGGGCAAATATTGAAAGGTTGTTAATGCCAATCAAAGATAGTTGGAATGAAAAAGGTGTAAGTATTGTCTCTGATGGATCAGGGGATCCTCAAAGATGA
- the LOC119998424 gene encoding uncharacterized protein LOC119998424, translating to MAVTESSPMFLRAVNCEGEIKDRFFIANLLKEAIMEVGSRSVVQVVTDNAPICKSAGLIIESQFPHIFWTPCVVHTLNLALKNICAPKNTEANQVAYHECRWISELAEDAVLV from the exons ATGGCGGTCACAGAGAGTTCTCCAATGTTCTTAAGAGCTGTCAATTGTGAAGGTGAAATTAAAGACAGGTTCTTTATTGCCAATTTGTTGAAAGAGGCAATAATGGAAGTTGGATCGAGAAGTGTGGTTCAAGTTGTTACGGATAATGCACCGATATGCAAGTCTGCAGGGTTGATCATTGAGTCACAATTTCCTCACATCTTTTGGACACCTTGTGTAGTGCACACTTTAAATCTTGCTTTGAAGAATATTTGTGCACCCAAGAATACCGAAGCTAACCAAGTTGCTTATCATGAGTGTCGTTGGATTAGTGAACTTGCAGAGGATGCGGTGCTG GTTTAA
- the LOC119998425 gene encoding uncharacterized protein LOC119998425 yields MVQCRRLRKTTIEVQPQSNVDVQREHQILSKEHMEHNTDHLPMQSEHDSRSQPITDTMIHGSPTNSNEHSASMNKRGPTLLSDIFSRPLSERVFVDFNKRG; encoded by the exons ATGGTGCAATGTAGACGTTTGCGTAAAACAACTATTGAGGTGCAGCCACAATCTAATGTGGATGTTCAACGTGAGCATCAGATCCTATCCAAAGAGCACATGGAACACAACACTGATCATCTTCCTATGCAATCTGAACATGATTCTCGCAGTCAGCCAATTACAGACACAATGATCCATGGGTCTCCTACAAATAGTAATG AACACTCAGCATCGATGAACAAAAGAGGTCCTACTTTACTTTCTGACATCTTTAGCCGGCCTTTATCTGAAAGAGTCTTTGTGGACTTTAACAAGCGTGGATGA